A genomic region of Thunnus maccoyii chromosome 13, fThuMac1.1, whole genome shotgun sequence contains the following coding sequences:
- the LOC121910609 gene encoding cytadherence high molecular weight protein 2-like, with protein MREEMENQWKKNIELEKQDLENLKAELKLEREDLDKVNEMMIKEKLELELMRTDIQKQIDTLEQNKHAEVEVKDTNVTRLTEELQTSKNTVLAERKEVEVLRKDLNKKKEEVEAAMNSISGEREQLSQMKVRIDMDREILEKEKDKMEGHQSELKMREDELMSNLLSVHILRAKLKEVNEKTQEGMKNKTERLEGNNEYLQRLCLAMEQNLAQLDQERDQMSVYNKVIQRGKDDLKGLLSHMVIQRDNMENQKKELLLEKEELFKLKAEMKLEREDLDRANDMMKKEKLELELMRSDVLKQTDMLERDKQDIKEEKDKLEITNTELQKKKEHADSLFDEINREKTNIKDLTLQVETSREQLEKVSNIIALKQKEQEVKDDDIKRQEEELQTRKNNVLAEREEVELLRKDLNEKKEEVEAAMNSISGEREQLSQMKVHIDMDREILEKEKDKMEGHQSELKTRDELMSNLLSIETLRAKLKELNEKTCKDMKNQMERLEENNENLERLCLTMKQKLAQLDQERDQMTVYNELIQRGKDGLKGLLSDLVIQRDNMEDQKKELLLEKEDLSKLKAEQKLEREDLDRANDMMKKEKLDLELMRSDILKQTDILQRDKQDIKEEKDKLDITKTELQKKKEHADSLFDEINREKTNIKDLTLQVETSREQLEKVMNIIASKQKEQELKDDDIKRQEEELQTSKNIVVAEREEVEVLRQDLNKKKEEVEAAMNSISGEREQLSQMKMSVEREKEILFNEREGIEGEKFELKMREDELMTKMTSVESLRAKLKYLNERMGEDLKTKINRLEENNEDVLKLVSALEQKHAALDEQKENVTSYSEILEKVKEGLTSLLSNIQREDMENQWKQMFGMEKQDLENLKDDLKLEDLDRVNEMLKKEKMDSELIRSDILKQTEILQRDKRDIKEEYTVLAEREQVEPLRKDLIKKMKEGEAAMKSISEEREQLSQFKTEVDMEGEELSTEREKQEEDQLMTKMKSIEALRVKLRQLNERMENDMKNKLQQLEQHNEQVLKVCSLLKQKCGDIDEVKDRMSAYTEMFHREKESLISLISNMLIHIQGMEDQWKTKNTVEEQDFDKLKAELKQEREDLDRVNEMMKKEKLDLELSLRSDVLKQTDILQQDKHGEVELMDTKITRLTQDVQTSENTVLAEIEEMELLRKDLNKKKEEVEAAMNSISGEREQLSQMKMGIEREKEILFNEREGIEGEKSELTMREDELMTKMTSVETLRAKLKYFNERMGEDMKTKINRLEENNEAVLKLVSALEQKHAALDEQKENMTCYTEILDKVKEGLTGLLSNMIIQREDMENQWKQTFEMKKQDLEKQKDDLKLEREDLDRVNEMMKEEKLDSELMRSDILKQTDILQGDKHEEVELKDTKITRLTQEVQISENTLLAEREELEVLRKDLNKKNEEVEAAMNNISGEREQLNQMKMSIEREKEILFNEKEGIEGEKSELKMREDELMTKMTLVGTLRDKLKHLNERMGEDMKTKVNRLEENNEAVLKLVSALEQKHAALDEQKENMTCYTETLDKVKEGLTSLLSNMVIQREDMENQWKPTFEMEKQDLENLKDDLKLKREDLDRVKEMMKKEKLDLELIRSDIVKRTDMLQRDEHEEVELKDTKITRLTQEVQTSENTLLAEREDLELLRKDLEKRKEEVEAAMNSISGEREQLNQMKMGIEREKEILFNEREGIEGEKSELKTREDELMTKMTSVETLRAKLKYLNERMGEDMKTKINRLEENNEDVLKLVSALEQKHAALDDQSENVTSYNEILEKVKEGLTSLFSNMIIQREDMENQWKQTFDMEQQDLEKLKDDLKLEREDLNRVNEMMKKEKLDLELMRSNVVKQTDILQRDKQDIKAEKDMLEIIKIELQKKKEHADSLFDEINREKTNIKDLTLQVETSREQLEKVMNIIALKQKEQELKDNDIKRQEEELQTGKNNVLAEREEVEVLRKDLNKKKEEVEAAMNSISGEREQLNQMKMGIEREKEILFNEKEGIEGKKSELKVKEDELITKMISVETLRAKLKHLNERMGEDMKTKVNRLEENNEDVLKLVSALEQKHAALDEEKENMTCYTETLDKVKEGLTSLLSNMVIQREDMENQLKQTFEMEKQDLENLKDDLKLEREDLDTANDMMKKEKMDLELMRSDILKQTDIVQRDKQDIKEEKDKLEITNAELQKKKEHADSLFDEINREKNNIKDLTLQVQTSREQLEKVMNIIALKQQEQEVKDNDIKRQEEELQTNKNNVLAEREEVELLRKDLNEKKEEVEAAMNSISGEREQLSQMKVRIDMDREILEKEKDKIEGHQSELKTREDELMSNLLTIETLRAKLKEVNEKTCKDMKNKIERLEENNENLQRLCLAMKQNLAQLDQERDQMTVYNELIQRGKDGLKGLLSDMFIQRDNMENQKREVLLEKEDLSKLKAEQKLEREDLDRANGMMEKEKLDLELMRSDILKQTDILQQDKQNIKEEKVKLEITNTELQKKKEHADSLFDEINREKNNIKDLTLQVQRSREQLEKVMNIIASKQKEQELKDINIKRQEEELQTRKNNVLAEREEVELLRKDLNEKKEEVEAAMNSISGEREQLSQMKVRIDMDREILEKEKDKMEGHQSELKTREDELMSNLLTIETLRAKLKEVNEKTCKDMKNKIERLEENNENLQRLCLAMKQNLAQLDQERDQMTVYNELIQRGKDGLKGLLSDMVIQRDNMENQKREVLLEKEDLSRLKAEQKLEREDLDRANDMMEKEKLD; from the coding sequence ATGAGAGAGGAAATGGAAAATCAatggaagaaaaacattgaGTTGGAAAAACAAGATCTTGAAAATTTAAAGGCAGAGCTGAAACTAGAGAGAGAGGATCTGGATAAAGTGAATGAGATGATGATTAAAGAGAAACTGGAATTGGAGCTGATGAGGACTGACATCCAAAAGCAGATTGATACGttagaacaaaataaacatgcagAAGTAGAAGTAAAGGACACCAACGTCACAAGACTAACCGAAGAACTGCAAACCAGTAAGAACACCGTATtggcagaaagaaaagaagtggAAGTTTTGAGGAAGGATCTCaacaagaagaaggaagaagttGAAGCTGCCATGAACAGcatcagtggagagagagaacaactcAGTCAGATGAAGGTTCGTATTGACATGGACAGAGAAATACTTGAGAAGGAGAAGGATAAAATGGAAGGACACCAGTCTGAGCTGAAAATGAGAGAGGATGAGCTCATGAGTAACTTATTATCAGTTCATATTCTGAGAGCTAAACTCAAAGAGGTGAATGAAAAGACACAGGAaggcatgaaaaacaaaacagaaagattAGAAGGAAACAATGAATATTTGCAAAGGTTATGCCTCGCAATGGAGCAAAATCTTGCACAGCTTGATCAAGAGAGAGACCAGATGtcagtttacaataaagtgatcCAGAGAGGAAAGGATGATCTGAAAGGTTTACTGTCACATATGGTAATACAGAGAGACAACATGGAAAACCAAAAGAAAGAGCTTTTGTTGGAAAAAGAAGAACTCTTCAAACTGAAGGCAGAGATGAAACTAGAGAGAGAGGATCTGGATAGAGCTAATGACatgatgaagaaagagaaactggaGTTGGAGTTGATGAGATCTGATGtcctcaaacaaactgacatgttAGAACGagataaacaagatataaaagaagagaaagacaagttGGAAATCACAAATACTGAgctgcaaaagaagaaagaacatgCCGACAGTCTGTTTGatgagataaacagagagaaaaccaacATTAAAGATCTGACCCTTCAGGTTGAGACAAGTagagaacagctggagaaagtCTCGAACATTATTgccttaaaacaaaaagaacaagaagtCAAAGACGAtgacataaaaagacaagaagaagaactgcaaACCAGGAAGAACAACGTACtagcagaaagagaagaagtggAACTTTTGAGGAAGGATCTCAatgagaagaaggaagaagttGAAGCTGCCATGAACAGcatcagtggagagagagaacaactcAGTCAGATGAAGGTTCATATTGACATGGACAGAGAAATACTTGAGAAGGAGAAGGATAAAATGGAAGGACACCAGTCTGAGCTGAAAACGAGAGATGAGCTCATGAGTAACTTATTATCAATTGAAACTCTGAGGGCTAAACTCAAAGAGCTGAATGAAAAGACATGTAAAGACATGAAAAACCAAATGGAGAGAttagaagaaaacaatgaaaatttgGAAAGGTTATGCCTCACAATGAAGCAAAAGCTTGCACAGCTTGATCAAGAGAGAGACCAGATGACAGTTTACAATGAATTGATACAGAGAGGAAAGGATGGTCTGAAAGGTTTATTGTCAGATCTGGTAATACAGAGAGACAACATGGAAGACCAAAAGAAAGAGCTTTTGTTGGAAAAAGAAGATCTCTCCAAACTGAAGGCAGAGCAGAAACTAGAGAGAGAGGATCTGGATAGAGCTAATGACatgatgaagaaagagaaactggaCTTGGAGCTGATGAGATCTGACAtcctcaaacaaactgacatattaCAACGagataaacaagatataaaagaagagaaagacaagttGGACATCACAAAGACTGAGttgcaaaagaagaaagaacatgCAGACAGTCTGTTTGatgagataaacagagagaaaaccaacATTAAAGATCTGACCCTTCAGGTTGAGACAAGTagagaacagctggagaaagtCATGAACATTATTgcctcaaaacaaaaagaacaagaactCAAAGATGAtgacataaaaagacaagaagaagaactgcaaACCAGTAAGAACATTGTGGtggcagaaagagaagaagtggAAGTTTTGAGGCAGGATCTCAacaagaagaaggaggaagttGAAGCTGCCATGAACAGcatcagtggagagagagaacaactcAGTCAGATGAAGATGAGcgttgagagagaaaaagaaatacttTTCAATGAGAGGGAAGGAATTGAAGGAGAAAAGTTTGAGCTGAAAATGAGAGAAGATGAACTCATGACTAAAATGACATCGGTAGAAAGTCTGAGAGCCaaattgaaatatctcaatgaAAGGATGGGTGAAgatctgaaaacaaaaatcaacagactagaagaaaacaatgaagatGTATTGAAACTGGTCAGTGCTTTAGAACAGAAGCATGCAGCTCTGgatgaacagaaagaaaatgtgacatCTTACTCTGAGATATTGGAGAAAGTAAAGGAAGGTCTGACAAGTTTACTCTCAAACATCCAAAGAGAAGACATGGAAAATCAATGGAAGCAAATGTTTGGGATGGAAAAACAAGATCTTGAAAACCTAAAGGATGATTTGAAACTAGAGGATTTGGATAGAGTGAATGAGAtgctgaagaaagagaaaatggacTCGGAGTTGATAAGGTCTGACAtcctcaaacaaactgaaatattacaACGTGATAAACGAGATATAAAAGAAGAGTACACTGTACTGGCAGAAAGAGAACAGGTGGAACCTTTGAGAAAGGATCTCATTAAGAAGATGAAAGAAGGTGAAGCTGCCATGAAAAGCATcagtgaagagagagaacaactcAGTCAGTTCAAGACTGAAGTTGACATGGAGGGAGAAGAGCTTTCAACTGAAAgggaaaaacaggaagaggatCAACTCATGACTAAAATGAAATCTATAGAAGCTCTGAGAGTAAAACTTCGGCAGCTGAATGAAAGGATGGAGAACGACATGAAGAACAAATTACAGCAACTGGAACAACACAATGAACAGGTTCTTAAAGTGTGCTCTTTATTGAAACAAAAGTGTGGAGACATAGATGAAGTGAAAGACAGAATGTCTGCATATACTGAAATGTTccatagagagaaagaaagtctGATTAGTCTGATATCAAACATGTTGATACACATACAAGGGATGGAAGATCAATGGAAGACAAAGAACACTGTTGAAGAACAAGACTTTGACAAACTGAAGGCAGAGttgaaacaagagagagaggatcTGGATAGAGTGAATGAGatgatgaagaaagagaaactggaCTTGGAGTTGAGTTTGAGGTCTGATGtcctcaaacaaactgacatattaCAGCAAGATAAACACGGAGAGGTAGAACTCATGGACACCAAGATCACTAGACTAACACAAGACGTGCAAACTAGTGAGAACACTGTACTGGCAGAAATAGAAGAAATGGAACTTTTGAGGAAGGATCTCaacaagaagaaggaagaagttGAAGCTGCCATGAACAGcatcagtggagagagagaacaactcAGTCAGATGAAGATGGgcattgagagagagaaagaaatacttttcaatgagagagaaggaattGAAGGAGAAAAGTCTGAGCTGACAATGAGAGAAGATGAACTCATGACTAAAATGACATCAGTAGAAACTCTGAGAGccaaattgaaatatttcaatgaaAGGATGGGTGaagatatgaaaacaaaaatcaacagaCTGGAGGAAAACAATGAAGCCGTATTGAAACTGGTCAGTGCTTTAGAACAGAAGCATGCAGCTCTGGATGAACAGAAAGAGAACATGACATGTTACACTGAGATATTAGACAAAGTAAAGGAAGGTCTGACAGGTTTACTCTCAAACATGATCATCCAGAGAGAAGACATGGAAAATCAATGGAAGCAAACATTTGAGATGAAAAAACAAGATCTTGAAAAGCAGAAGGATGATTTGAAACTAGAGAGAGAGGATCTGGATAGAGTCAATGAGATGATGAAGGAAGAGAAACTGGACTCGGAGTTGATGAGGTCTGATAtcctcaaacaaactgacatattaCAAGGAGATAAACATGAAGAAGTAGAACTCAAGGACACCAAGATCACAAGACTAACACAAGAAGTTCAAATCAGTGAGAACACTTTACTGGCAGAAAGAGAAGAATTGGAAGTTTTGAGGAAGGATCTCAACAAGAAAAACGAAGAAGTTGAGGCTGCCATGAACAAcatcagtggagagagagaacaactcAATCAGATGAAGATGAGcattgaaagagagaaagaaatacttTTCAATGAGAAAGAAGGAATTGAAGGAGAAAAGTCTGAGCTGAAAATGAGAGAAGATGAACTCATGACTAAAATGACATTAGTAGGAACTCTGAGAGACAAACTCAAACATCTCAATGAAAGGATGGGCGaagatatgaaaacaaaagttaacagactagaagaaaacaatgaagctGTATTGAAACTGGTCAGTGCTTTAGAACAGAAGCATGCAGCTCTGgatgaacagaaagaaaatatgacatgttACACTGAGACATTAGACAAAGTAAAGGAAGGTCTGACAAGTTTACTCTCAAACATGGTCATTCAGAGAGAAGACATGGAAAATCAATGGAAGCCAACAtttgagatggaaaaacaagATCTTGAAAACCTGAAGGATGATTTGAAACTAAAAAGAGAGGATCTGGATAGAGTGAAAGAGatgatgaagaaagagaaactggaCTTGGAGCTGATCAGGTCTGATATCGTCAAACGAACTGACATGTTACAACGAGATGAACATGAAGAAGTAGAACTCAAGGACACCAAGATCACAAGACTAACACAAGAAGTGCAAACCAGTGAGAACACTTTACTGGCAGAAAGAGAAGATTTGGAACTTTTGAGGAAGGATCTcgagaagaggaaggaagaagtTGAGGCTGCCATGAACAGcatcagtggagagagagaacaactcAATCAAATGAAGATGGgcattgagagagagaaagaaatacttTTCAATGAGAGGGAAGGAATTGAAGGAGAAAAGTCTGAGCTGAAAACGAGAGAAGATGAACTCATGACTAAAATGACATCAGTAGAAACTCTGAGAGCCAAACTCAAATATCTCAATGAAAGGATGGGTGaagatatgaaaacaaaaatcaacagactagaagaaaacaatgaagatGTATTGAAGCTGGTCAGTGCTTTAGAGCAGAAGCATGCAGCTCTGGATGATCAGAGTGAAAACGTGACATCTTACAATGAGATATTGGAGAAAGTAAAGGAAGGTCTGACAAGTTTATTCTCAAACATGATCATCCAGAGAGAAGACATGGAAAATCAATGGAAGCAAACATTTGACATGGAACAACAAGATCTTGAAAAACTCAAGGACGATTTGAAACTAGAGAGAGAGGATCTGAATAGAGTAAATGAGatgatgaagaaagagaaactggaCTTGGAGCTGATGAGGTCTAATGTCgtcaaacaaactgacatattaCAACGagataaacaagatataaaagcagagaaagacaTGTTGGAAATCATAAAGATTGAgctgcaaaagaagaaagaacatgCAGACAGTCTGTTTGatgagataaacagagagaaaaccaacATTAAAGATCTGACCCTTCAGGTTGAGACAAGTagagaacagctggagaaagtCATGAACATTATTgccttaaaacaaaaagaacaagaactCAAAGACAAtgacataaaaagacaagaagaagaactgcaaACCGGTAAGAACAATGTACTGGCAGAAAGGGAAGAAGTAGAAGTTTTGAGGAAGGATCTCaacaagaagaaggaagaagttGAAGCTGCCATGAACAGcatcagtggagagagagaacaactcAATCAGATGAAGATGGgcattgagagagagaaagaaatacttTTCAATGAGAAAGAAGgaattgaaggaaaaaagtctgAGCTGAAAGTGAAGGAAGATGAACTCATTACTAAAATGATATCAGTAGAGACTTTGAGAGCCAAACTCAAACATCTCAATGAAAGGATGGGTGaagatatgaaaacaaaagttaacagactagaagaaaacaatgaagatGTATTGAAACTGGTCAGTGCTTTAGAACAGAAGCATGCAGCTCtggatgaagagaaagaaaatatgacatgttACACTGAGACATTAGACAAAGTAAAGGAAGGTCTGACAAGTTTACTCTCAAACATGGTCATCCAGAGAGAAGACATGGAAAATCAGTTGAAGCAGACGtttgagatggaaaaacaagATCTTGAAAACCTGAAGGATGATTTGAAACTAGAGAGAGAGGATCTGGATACAGCGAATGACatgatgaagaaagagaaaatggacTTGGAGCTGATGAGATCTGACAtcctcaaacaaactgacatagTACAACGagataaacaagatataaaagaagagaaagacaagttGGAAATCACAAATGCTGAgctgcaaaagaagaaagaacatgCAGACAGTCTGTTTGatgagataaacagagagaaaaacaacattaaagatCTGACCCTTCAGGTTCAGACAAGTagagaacagctggagaaagtCATGAACATTATTGCCttaaaacaacaagaacaagaagtcAAAGACAAtgacataaaaagacaagaagaagaactgcaaACCAATAAGAACAATGTATtggcagaaagagaagaagtggAACTTTTGAGGAAGGATCTCAatgagaagaaggaagaagttGAAGCTGCCATGAACAGcatcagtggagagagagaacaactcAGTCAGATGAAAGTTCGTATTGACATGGACAGAGAAATACTTGAGAAGGAGAAGGATAAAATAGAAGGACACCAGTCTGAGCTGAAAACAAGAGAAGATGAGCTCATGAGTAACTTATTAACAATTGAAACTTTGAGGGCTAAACTCAAAGAGGTGAATGAAAAGACATgtaaagacatgaaaaacaaaatagagagattagaagaaaacaatgaaaatttgcAAAGGTTATGCCTCGCAATGAAGCAAAATCTTGCACAGCTTGATCAAGAGAGAGACCAGATGACAGTTTACAATGAATTGATACAGAGAGGAAAGGATGGTCTGAAAGGTTTATTGTCAGATATGTTTATACAGAGAGACAACATGGAAAACCAAAAGAGAGAAGTTTTGTTGGAAAAAGAAGATCTCTCCAAACTGAAGGCAGAGCAGAAACTAGAGAGAGAGGATCTGGATAGAGCGAATGGCatgatggagaaagagaaactggaCTTGGAGCTGATGAGATCTGACATtctcaaacaaactgacatattacaacaagataaacaaaatataaaagaagagaaagtcaAGTTGGAAATCACAAATACTGAgctgcaaaagaagaaagaacatgCAGACAGTCTGTTTGatgagataaacagagagaaaaacaacattaaagatCTGACCCTTCAGGTTCAGAGAAGTagagaacagctggagaaagtCATGAACATTATTgcctcaaaacaaaaagaacaagaactcaaagacatcaacataaaaagacaagaagaagaactgcaaACCAGGAAGAACAACGTACtagcagaaagagaagaagtggAACTTTTGAGGAAGGATCTCAatgagaagaaggaagaagttGAAGCTGCCATGAACAGcatcagtggagagagagaacaactcAGTCAGATGAAGGTTCGTATTGACATGGACAGAGAAATACTTGAGAAGGAGAAGGATAAAATGGAAGGACACCAGTCTGAGCTGAAAACGAGAGAAGATGAGCTCATGAGTAACTTATTAACAATTGAAACTTTGAGGGCTAAACTCAAAGAGGTGAATGAAAAGACATgtaaagacatgaaaaacaaaatagagagattagaagaaaacaatgaaaatttgcAAAGGTTATGCCTTGCAATGAAGCAAAATCTTGCACAGCTCGATCAAGAGAGAGACCAGATGACAGTTTACAATGAATTGATACAGAGAGGAAAGGATGGTCTGAAAGGTTTATTGTCAGATATGGTTATACAGAGAGACAACATGGAAAACCAAAAGAGAGAAGTTTTGTTGGAAAAAGAAGATCTCTCCAGACTGAAAGCAGAGCAGAAACTAGAGAGAGAGGATCTGGATAGAGCGAATGACatgatggagaaagagaaactggaC